A single genomic interval of Thermosipho japonicus harbors:
- a CDS encoding phosphodiester glycosidase family protein, with the protein MKKLILILQIFIFGTLVFTNSLLFQNKAYFFSNKWIDEKTLKDIGFKYVKNEKIFMVFNDDLFIGKDGTFTINFDVEYKNAYKIENNELYLNINFLKEYLNLSVIKEGNIYIYYDTLPLLKSVEFKDNNLTFFFSKEITKEFINLSVDNRDLTIELKPIKGNPVIIGNVSFQKNENSFLFFILNNRLKPVPIISFQKNIVKIVLNFTEEDRKTLKDGLEWERKIEVFNEKKYLVNYLHIDPKKVEILPIISSNGIGTREDLREMLKKNNCIAGINANYFDPSTNIPIDLVIKDGKLLSDKYGLRPVFIVTYSNEVFIKRINLEVNIYLDDLLFLVKGVNTNAKGEVLLYTDEYALKVPKDDDKNYFVISNNQIISKEYVEKVPKDSMVLLITKKYDKYLKNIEVGSKVNLTLNSDFPFPIKHAIGAGPLLIENGKKLIDSDEEKLRYGNGLALSKTSRTIIAITKEGKVDFIVIEGYNDSPGMNYDIATEFLLEKGYFYAMMLDGGGSSAMVIQDEVVNQDGTIQRGIPVGLGVK; encoded by the coding sequence TTGAAAAAGTTAATTTTGATTCTTCAGATTTTTATTTTTGGTACGCTAGTTTTCACTAATTCATTGTTGTTTCAAAACAAAGCTTATTTTTTTTCCAACAAATGGATTGATGAAAAAACTTTAAAAGATATTGGATTTAAATATGTTAAAAATGAAAAAATCTTTATGGTATTTAATGATGATCTTTTTATTGGAAAAGATGGTACATTTACCATAAATTTTGATGTTGAGTATAAAAATGCTTATAAAATTGAAAATAATGAACTTTATTTAAATATTAACTTCTTAAAAGAATATCTAAATCTTTCGGTTATTAAAGAGGGCAATATCTATATATATTATGATACTTTACCATTACTAAAAAGTGTCGAATTTAAAGATAATAATCTAACATTTTTCTTTTCTAAAGAAATAACAAAAGAATTTATTAATTTATCGGTTGACAACAGAGATTTGACAATAGAATTAAAACCAATTAAAGGTAATCCTGTGATAATAGGTAATGTTAGTTTTCAAAAAAATGAAAATTCATTCTTATTTTTCATTTTAAACAATAGGTTAAAACCTGTACCAATTATTTCTTTTCAAAAAAATATTGTCAAAATTGTTCTTAATTTTACCGAAGAAGATAGAAAAACTTTAAAGGATGGGCTCGAATGGGAAAGGAAAATTGAAGTTTTTAATGAAAAAAAATATTTAGTAAATTATCTACACATAGATCCAAAAAAAGTAGAAATTCTTCCAATTATTTCAAGTAATGGAATAGGCACCAGAGAAGACTTGCGAGAAATGCTCAAAAAAAATAATTGCATTGCAGGTATAAATGCAAACTATTTTGATCCATCTACTAATATACCAATTGACTTAGTTATAAAAGATGGTAAACTTTTATCGGACAAATATGGGTTAAGACCTGTATTTATAGTAACATATTCAAATGAAGTATTTATAAAAAGAATTAACCTAGAGGTAAATATTTATCTTGATGATTTGCTTTTTCTCGTAAAGGGTGTAAATACAAATGCAAAAGGTGAAGTTTTGCTATATACAGATGAATATGCATTAAAAGTTCCTAAAGATGATGATAAAAATTATTTTGTAATATCCAATAATCAAATAATTTCAAAAGAATACGTTGAAAAAGTCCCAAAAGATTCAATGGTTCTTTTAATTACAAAAAAGTACGATAAATATCTTAAAAATATAGAAGTGGGATCAAAGGTGAATTTAACACTTAATTCTGATTTTCCATTCCCTATTAAACATGCAATAGGTGCCGGTCCTTTGCTAATTGAAAATGGAAAAAAATTAATAGACAGTGATGAAGAAAAATTGAGATACGGTAATGGTCTCGCATTATCAAAGACTAGTAGAACTATTATTGCAATTACAAAAGAAGGTAAAGTTGATTTTATTGTAATTGAAGGATATAATGATTCACCTGGAATGAATTATGATATAGCAACAGAATTTTTACTTGAAAAAGGATATTTTTATGCTATGATGCTAGATGGTGGTGGATCAAGTGCTATGGTAATACAGGACGAAGTTGTAAATCAAGATGGTACTATTCAACGTGGTATACCAGTTGGATTGGGCGTAAAATAA
- the coaE gene encoding dephospho-CoA kinase (Dephospho-CoA kinase (CoaE) performs the final step in coenzyme A biosynthesis.), which yields MKLILCVTGKIGTGKSTVSKFFKEKGFKYINMDELGKIAFEHEKDKILEDFNTLDRSKIRDIVFQDQKMLKKLEQILHPKMLEILEKMTAKENFYVIEAAIKRRLKIKCDFTITVKCSLDTIFKRVSERRLSQKAIENILKNQVDILDEGIIINNDGSIKELYEKLEKIYTFIMRSASF from the coding sequence TTGAAATTAATATTATGCGTTACTGGCAAAATTGGAACAGGAAAATCAACTGTATCGAAATTTTTTAAAGAAAAAGGATTTAAGTATATAAATATGGATGAGCTTGGGAAAATTGCCTTTGAACATGAAAAAGACAAAATCTTAGAAGATTTTAATACATTAGATAGAAGCAAAATTAGAGATATCGTATTTCAAGATCAAAAAATGCTCAAAAAATTAGAACAAATTTTACATCCAAAAATGTTAGAAATTCTTGAAAAAATGACTGCCAAAGAAAATTTCTATGTAATTGAAGCAGCTATAAAAAGAAGATTAAAAATAAAATGTGATTTTACGATTACAGTAAAATGTAGTTTAGATACAATTTTTAAAAGAGTTTCTGAAAGAAGACTTTCTCAAAAAGCTATAGAAAACATATTAAAAAACCAAGTGGACATACTTGATGAGGGAATTATTATAAACAATGACGGATCAATCAAAGAACTTTACGAAAAGCTTGAAAAAATCTATACTTTTATTATGAGAAGTGCCTCTTTTTAA
- a CDS encoding ABC transporter substrate-binding protein has protein sequence MKKLLAFLMVVFAVVLFAADPNTLVDATIGEPDTLDPHLAYDTASGEVLYQVYENLIQYKGSSLNEFEPRLATEVPTVENGLIRDGGKTYVFPIRKGVKFHNGNDLTPEDVEYSFQRALLYSPAGGPVWMLWYSIFGMWDVEDMVYEVSGKKWNELFDENGNPLPEAEEVFKKVYDVVDKAIEVDGDNVIIHLRRPYGPFLNVIAQSAHWGAILDKEWCIEKGLWDGQPTTWWKEHVMSKEDSPIYQTAMGTGPYKFVEWDRAQQKVILEANENYWREPAKIKRVIIWGIDEFSTRKAMLEKGDADIAYIPTQYLDQVRGNPDLEIIEGIPTLSVTVLGFNWSIREGSKYVGSGKLDGNGIPLDFFSDVHARKAIAHVINYDALISEVLKGFAKRVPTALPEGLLGFDPSLPLYDFNLFKARQELMQAWNGEAWKKGFKFSVAYNLGNEARQRTAEMVKMYLEMLSPKIKVDVVGLQWPTFLDATKRGELPIFILGWLADFPDPDNFIFTYYDSKGDYSSRQGAKFREFVSTPMEELGGKSLDDLIEQASAETDAAKRAELYAQIQKFVVKYAISVPLYQPVGVRVHRKWLKGWYPNAMRPGDDYYAYWFEGKE, from the coding sequence GTGAAAAAACTTTTAGCATTTTTGATGGTAGTATTTGCGGTAGTATTATTTGCTGCCGATCCAAACACTTTGGTAGATGCAACTATTGGTGAGCCAGATACTCTTGATCCACATCTTGCATATGACACAGCTAGTGGAGAAGTTTTGTATCAGGTATATGAGAACCTTATACAATATAAAGGTTCCAGTTTGAACGAATTTGAACCAAGGCTTGCGACAGAAGTTCCAACAGTTGAAAACGGACTTATAAGAGACGGTGGAAAGACATACGTATTTCCAATTAGAAAAGGAGTTAAATTCCATAATGGAAATGATTTAACTCCTGAAGATGTTGAATACAGTTTCCAAAGAGCACTTCTTTATAGTCCAGCAGGTGGACCAGTATGGATGCTTTGGTATTCCATCTTTGGAATGTGGGATGTTGAAGATATGGTTTATGAAGTTTCCGGTAAAAAATGGAACGAATTATTCGATGAAAATGGAAATCCACTTCCAGAGGCTGAAGAAGTATTTAAGAAAGTTTATGATGTAGTAGATAAAGCAATAGAAGTAGATGGAGACAATGTTATAATCCATCTTAGAAGACCATATGGTCCATTTTTGAATGTAATTGCTCAAAGTGCTCACTGGGGAGCAATTCTTGATAAAGAATGGTGTATAGAAAAAGGGCTTTGGGATGGTCAACCAACTACATGGTGGAAAGAGCACGTAATGTCAAAAGAAGATTCTCCAATTTATCAAACGGCAATGGGAACAGGACCATACAAATTTGTAGAATGGGATAGAGCACAACAAAAGGTAATACTTGAAGCAAATGAAAATTATTGGAGAGAACCAGCAAAGATTAAGAGAGTAATTATATGGGGTATTGATGAATTTTCAACTAGAAAAGCAATGCTAGAAAAAGGCGATGCTGATATTGCATATATTCCAACACAATATCTTGATCAAGTAAGAGGAAATCCAGATCTTGAAATAATTGAAGGTATACCGACATTATCAGTTACAGTTCTTGGTTTTAACTGGTCAATTAGAGAAGGAAGCAAATACGTAGGTAGTGGAAAACTTGATGGAAATGGAATTCCATTGGATTTCTTCAGCGATGTTCATGCAAGAAAAGCAATTGCACATGTTATCAACTATGATGCACTTATAAGTGAAGTATTAAAAGGTTTTGCTAAGAGAGTTCCAACAGCATTACCAGAAGGTCTTCTTGGATTCGATCCTTCACTTCCATTGTATGATTTCAATCTCTTTAAAGCAAGACAAGAATTAATGCAAGCATGGAACGGAGAAGCATGGAAAAAAGGATTCAAATTCTCAGTTGCATATAACTTAGGAAATGAAGCAAGACAAAGAACAGCAGAAATGGTAAAAATGTATCTTGAAATGTTATCACCAAAGATTAAAGTTGATGTTGTTGGTTTGCAATGGCCAACATTCTTAGACGCAACAAAACGTGGAGAACTTCCAATATTCATACTTGGATGGCTTGCAGACTTCCCAGACCCAGATAACTTCATATTTACATATTATGATTCAAAAGGTGATTATAGCTCAAGGCAAGGAGCAAAATTCAGAGAATTTGTAAGTACACCTATGGAAGAACTTGGTGGAAAGAGCTTGGATGATTTAATCGAGCAAGCTTCAGCAGAAACAGATGCTGCAAAGAGAGCAGAGTTGTATGCACAAATTCAAAAATTTGTTGTAAAATATGCAATTAGTGTACCTCTTTATCAACCTGTTGGAGTTAGGGTTCACAGAAAATGGCTCAAAGGTTGGTATCCAAATGCAATGAGACCAGGTGATGATTATTACGCATACTGGTTTGAGGGAAAAGAATAA
- the uvrB gene encoding excinuclease ABC subunit UvrB, protein MFKVYSDFSPSGDQPQAIKKLVEGLKKGYSIQTLLGVTGSGKTFTMAKVIENVGKPTLIISPNKTLAAQLYSEFKSFFPENKVEFFVSYYDYYQPEAYIPTRDLYIEKNADINEVIEKMRISAIKSIMTRKDVIVVASVSAIYNCGDPKDFSDLNFVLSVGQEIDLERFLTHLARIGYERKEEVALGGTFRVKGDVIEIYPRYQDEGIRIELFGDEIDSIYTFDPLNRKIIEKLDRVVIYPTKEFITTEEKIQRAVKSILKELEEQLEYFKKQGKYLEAERLKQRTMNDIELLIALGYCSGIENYSRHFDGRNPGDPPYSLLDYFGDDYLVFIDESHITIPQLRAMYRGDFSRKKNLVDYGFRLPCAYDNRPLKFEEFWNKVKNVIFVSATPGDFEINNSQQVVEQIIRPTGLVDPEVEVRPTQNQIDDLVNEISKIRKRNERALITVLTKKTAEKLAEYLIEMGIKALYIHSELDTIERVEVLKKLRRGDVEVVVGVNLLREGLDLPEVSLVAILDSDTEGFLRSETTLIQIIGRVARNINGKVIMYADKITPAMKKAIDETNRRRKIQIEYNKKHGITPKTIIKPLDEEIFKQFMTDEDEEKEEIKTIFELKESLSIEEYIALLEEEMYKAASELRYEDAARLRDELFNIREKLKNKSF, encoded by the coding sequence ATGTTTAAGGTCTATTCGGATTTTTCACCGTCAGGAGATCAACCTCAAGCAATTAAAAAATTAGTTGAAGGTTTAAAAAAAGGATATAGCATACAAACTTTATTAGGTGTTACAGGAAGTGGAAAGACATTTACAATGGCCAAGGTTATTGAGAATGTTGGCAAACCAACTCTTATAATTTCACCCAATAAAACTCTAGCTGCTCAATTATACTCTGAATTTAAATCTTTTTTTCCAGAGAATAAAGTTGAATTTTTTGTAAGTTACTACGATTATTATCAACCGGAGGCATATATTCCAACTAGAGATTTATATATTGAAAAAAATGCTGATATTAATGAAGTAATTGAAAAAATGAGAATCAGTGCAATAAAGTCAATTATGACTAGGAAAGATGTTATTGTTGTAGCAAGTGTTTCAGCAATATACAATTGTGGAGATCCTAAAGATTTTAGTGATTTAAATTTTGTTTTATCTGTAGGACAAGAGATTGATTTAGAAAGATTTTTAACACATTTAGCAAGAATTGGTTATGAAAGGAAAGAAGAAGTTGCACTTGGAGGAACTTTTAGAGTTAAAGGCGATGTCATAGAAATATATCCTAGATATCAAGATGAAGGAATAAGAATTGAGCTTTTTGGTGATGAAATAGACTCGATCTATACTTTTGATCCATTGAACCGAAAAATTATAGAAAAGCTTGACAGGGTAGTTATCTATCCTACAAAAGAATTTATTACGACAGAAGAAAAAATCCAAAGGGCAGTCAAGTCAATTTTAAAAGAATTAGAAGAACAGTTAGAATATTTTAAAAAGCAAGGAAAGTATTTAGAGGCTGAAAGATTGAAGCAAAGAACAATGAATGATATTGAACTTCTTATAGCACTTGGATATTGTTCAGGGATAGAAAATTATTCAAGACATTTTGATGGTAGAAATCCTGGAGACCCACCATACAGTCTTTTAGATTATTTTGGAGATGATTATCTTGTATTTATAGATGAGTCGCATATAACTATTCCCCAACTTAGAGCAATGTATAGAGGAGATTTTTCAAGAAAGAAAAACTTGGTAGATTATGGTTTTAGACTTCCATGCGCTTATGATAATAGACCACTGAAATTTGAGGAATTTTGGAATAAGGTTAAAAATGTTATTTTTGTTTCAGCAACACCAGGAGATTTTGAAATTAATAATTCTCAGCAAGTTGTAGAACAAATAATAAGGCCGACAGGACTTGTTGATCCTGAAGTTGAGGTAAGACCTACTCAAAATCAAATAGATGATCTTGTTAATGAAATTTCTAAAATAAGAAAAAGAAATGAACGCGCATTAATTACTGTTCTTACTAAAAAGACTGCTGAAAAATTAGCAGAATATTTAATAGAAATGGGTATTAAAGCTTTGTATATTCATTCTGAGCTTGATACGATAGAACGTGTTGAAGTATTAAAAAAACTTAGAAGAGGAGATGTTGAAGTAGTTGTTGGTGTAAATTTGTTAAGAGAAGGATTGGATTTACCAGAAGTTTCATTGGTTGCAATATTGGATAGTGATACTGAGGGATTTTTGAGAAGTGAAACTACATTAATACAGATTATTGGAAGGGTTGCAAGAAATATAAATGGTAAAGTAATAATGTATGCTGATAAAATAACACCGGCTATGAAAAAGGCAATTGATGAAACAAATAGAAGAAGGAAAATTCAGATTGAGTATAACAAGAAGCATGGTATTACTCCAAAAACTATAATTAAACCACTTGATGAAGAAATATTTAAGCAGTTTATGACAGATGAAGATGAGGAAAAAGAAGAAATTAAAACAATATTTGAATTAAAAGAATCTCTATCAATTGAAGAGTATATTGCATTGCTTGAAGAAGAAATGTATAAGGCAGCATCAGAGCTAAGGTATGAGGATGCGGCAAGATTAAGAGATGAATTATTTAATATCAGAGAAAAATTAAAGAATAAATCTTTTTGA
- a CDS encoding glucose-6-phosphate isomerase: MLKFDFTNLFSNKVPNNITLNEVKSYENKINQIIKEIDTNRPGFVETIFSRKWIDSVLDLKDTIFQFDNLVVLGIGGSALGNIALQNTLKPLNWNFLSKDERNRKLRIFVIDNVDPDFVASILDTIDIRKTLFNVISKSGSTAEAMSNYLIARGIIESYGLDPKKHLIFTTDPEKGVLRKIANEENIKTLEIPQNVGGRFSVLTPVGLLSAYAAGINIEALYDGAKIAYSRFLKPLFENPAALIAITHYLYYNKGRNISVMMAYSNRLYYLADWYRQLWAESLGKKLDKDGNIVNVGQTPVKALGAVDQHSQVQLYNEGPDDKIITFLKTEKFNRDIKIPNVHDEEALSYLQGKHLSELLNNEQLGTESAILEHGKPSLKITFPAIDEVHVGEFFMHYELATAIAGELFNINPYNQPGVELGKKITYALMGRPGYNEYKINIEKKRIEL; the protein is encoded by the coding sequence ATGCTTAAATTTGACTTTACAAATTTATTTAGCAATAAAGTTCCAAATAATATTACACTTAATGAAGTAAAATCATACGAAAATAAAATAAATCAAATCATAAAGGAAATTGATACTAACCGCCCTGGATTTGTTGAAACTATTTTTTCAAGAAAATGGATAGATTCTGTTTTAGATTTAAAAGATACTATTTTTCAGTTTGATAATTTAGTAGTTCTTGGTATTGGAGGTTCAGCCTTAGGAAATATTGCTCTTCAAAATACATTGAAACCACTTAACTGGAACTTTCTTTCTAAAGATGAAAGAAACAGAAAGTTAAGAATTTTTGTTATAGATAATGTTGATCCAGATTTTGTTGCTTCCATTTTAGATACAATCGATATAAGAAAAACATTGTTTAATGTCATTTCAAAATCTGGGAGTACAGCTGAAGCAATGTCAAACTATCTAATTGCTCGTGGAATTATCGAATCATATGGTCTCGATCCAAAAAAACATCTTATCTTTACTACCGATCCAGAAAAAGGGGTTTTAAGAAAAATTGCTAATGAAGAAAACATAAAAACTTTAGAAATACCACAAAATGTTGGTGGTCGCTTCAGTGTTTTAACACCAGTTGGCCTTTTATCAGCATACGCAGCAGGTATAAACATAGAAGCTTTGTACGATGGGGCAAAAATTGCTTATTCAAGGTTCTTAAAACCACTATTTGAAAATCCTGCAGCTTTAATAGCAATAACTCACTATTTATATTACAATAAAGGAAGAAATATCTCCGTTATGATGGCTTACTCAAATAGACTCTATTACCTTGCTGATTGGTATAGGCAGCTATGGGCAGAAAGCCTTGGAAAAAAGCTAGATAAAGATGGAAATATAGTTAATGTAGGACAAACACCAGTTAAAGCACTTGGCGCTGTTGATCAGCATTCACAGGTTCAATTATATAATGAAGGTCCAGATGATAAAATCATTACTTTCTTAAAAACTGAAAAATTCAATAGGGATATTAAAATACCAAATGTTCATGATGAAGAAGCTCTTTCCTATTTACAAGGAAAACACCTATCTGAATTATTAAATAACGAACAGCTTGGAACTGAAAGCGCTATTTTGGAACATGGTAAGCCCTCATTAAAAATAACATTCCCTGCTATTGATGAAGTACATGTTGGCGAATTTTTTATGCATTATGAACTTGCAACTGCAATTGCTGGTGAATTGTTTAATATAAATCCTTACAATCAACCTGGTGTTGAACTTGGTAAAAAGATAACTTATGCCCTGATGGGAAGACCAGGTTATAATGAATATAAAATAAACATTGAGAAAAAAAGGATTGAATTGTAA
- a CDS encoding adenine phosphoribosyltransferase, with product MDLRTFIRDIPDFPEKGIIFRDITPLLKDKGAFKHAIDMLAEKLSEIDFDLIVAPEARGFIFGGALSYKLNKGFIPVRKPGKLPYEVISEKYTLEYGEAELQMHVDSINKGQKVIIFDDVLATGGTAKALKKLVEKAGGELVAMSFLIELSYLNPRNILKDENIISLIIL from the coding sequence GTGGATTTAAGAACTTTTATCAGAGATATTCCTGATTTTCCAGAAAAGGGGATTATATTTAGAGATATTACACCGTTACTCAAAGATAAAGGGGCTTTTAAACATGCTATTGATATGCTTGCTGAAAAATTATCCGAAATCGATTTTGACTTAATAGTTGCCCCAGAAGCTCGCGGATTTATTTTTGGTGGTGCGTTATCTTACAAATTAAATAAGGGGTTTATTCCTGTAAGAAAACCTGGAAAATTACCATATGAAGTAATATCAGAAAAATATACCCTTGAATATGGAGAAGCAGAACTTCAAATGCACGTTGATAGCATAAATAAAGGACAGAAAGTTATAATCTTCGACGATGTTCTTGCAACAGGTGGAACAGCAAAAGCGTTAAAAAAACTTGTTGAAAAAGCAGGTGGAGAATTAGTTGCAATGTCATTTTTAATTGAACTTAGTTATCTCAACCCCAGAAATATATTAAAAGATGAAAATATTATATCATTAATAATCCTTTAA
- a CDS encoding Rqc2 family fibronectin-binding protein has protein sequence MPYDGFVMRQFLEYSKPYLLNAHIRNFYIFNKIIYFSFQNFDLKISLNPSYSYITFEKRNLPLKTKSHYFVEYLRSKVRGGMIKNIEQIGLERTYKFEVYKVDDVGNKHNYEIYVDIMGRHSNIILVENGIILDAYKRIKNRFRNIFPGEQFKIFSSNKINPLDVNQIKKLKTINESKKALEFVFKNIQGFSKVTARELLYRAGINEDEVIKWDDKLEKILKEIIQEFSENYMYVYFENNKPFEISAFSLNHLAEKFRKFSKPDEAINLFFSWNEKKSLIYQKKKTLEDVLVKYISKLENTLDKINIEIEKNKNYDLYKKYGELLKAYFYQIDEKLNSVVLYDWENDENIEVPLDYNKEPLENANHYFKKYNKMKNKLKGLLERKKVLEDELDYLYQIWYTIEDAENEEEIEEIKFEMQNMGLIKEKKGRSKKVIKSEPRKVEHNGFVIYIGKNNKQNDELVRKANDEDLWFHVHEMPGSHVILKNNGKVINEEVIRFAAELAAGYSKGKNSGKVPVDYTKVKYVRKTKGLKPGLVLYSNYRTIYVRPRRIDDV, from the coding sequence ATGCCATACGATGGGTTTGTTATGAGGCAATTTTTAGAATATTCAAAACCATATTTGCTTAATGCTCATATTAGAAATTTTTATATCTTTAATAAGATAATCTATTTTAGTTTTCAAAATTTTGATTTAAAAATTTCTCTTAATCCAAGTTATTCTTATATAACTTTTGAAAAAAGAAATTTACCTTTAAAGACTAAAAGTCATTATTTTGTTGAGTATTTAAGAAGTAAAGTTAGAGGTGGTATGATAAAAAATATTGAGCAAATTGGATTGGAAAGGACTTATAAGTTTGAAGTTTATAAAGTTGATGATGTTGGAAATAAACATAATTATGAAATTTATGTTGACATAATGGGAAGACATTCAAATATAATTTTAGTAGAAAATGGGATAATTTTGGATGCATATAAACGAATAAAAAATAGATTTAGAAACATTTTTCCAGGAGAACAATTTAAAATTTTCAGTTCAAATAAAATTAATCCGCTTGATGTAAATCAAATTAAAAAGCTTAAAACTATTAATGAAAGCAAAAAGGCTTTAGAATTTGTTTTCAAAAATATTCAGGGATTTTCTAAAGTAACTGCTAGGGAATTGTTGTATAGAGCAGGTATAAATGAAGATGAAGTTATTAAATGGGATGATAAATTAGAAAAAATTTTGAAGGAAATTATTCAGGAATTTAGTGAGAATTATATGTATGTTTATTTTGAAAATAATAAACCATTTGAAATTTCTGCATTTTCTTTAAATCATTTAGCTGAAAAATTTAGAAAATTCTCAAAACCTGACGAAGCAATTAATTTGTTTTTTAGTTGGAATGAAAAAAAGAGTTTAATTTATCAAAAGAAAAAGACTTTGGAAGATGTATTGGTAAAATATATAAGCAAGTTGGAAAATACATTAGATAAGATTAATATTGAAATTGAAAAAAATAAAAATTACGATTTGTATAAAAAATATGGAGAACTTTTAAAGGCTTATTTTTATCAAATTGATGAAAAGTTGAATAGCGTAGTTTTGTATGATTGGGAAAATGACGAAAATATCGAGGTTCCTCTAGATTATAATAAAGAACCACTTGAAAATGCAAATCATTACTTTAAAAAATACAATAAAATGAAAAATAAGTTGAAAGGTCTTCTGGAAAGAAAGAAAGTATTAGAAGATGAATTAGACTATCTATATCAAATTTGGTACACAATTGAAGATGCTGAAAATGAAGAAGAAATAGAAGAGATAAAGTTTGAAATGCAAAATATGGGGCTAATAAAAGAGAAGAAAGGTAGAAGTAAAAAAGTTATCAAATCAGAGCCAAGAAAAGTAGAGCATAATGGGTTTGTAATATATATTGGGAAAAATAACAAACAAAATGATGAACTTGTTCGTAAGGCAAATGATGAAGATTTATGGTTTCATGTTCATGAAATGCCTGGATCACATGTTATATTAAAAAACAATGGAAAGGTTATAAACGAAGAAGTTATAAGATTTGCTGCGGAGCTTGCAGCTGGGTATAGTAAGGGTAAAAATTCAGGAAAGGTTCCAGTTGACTATACAAAGGTAAAATATGTTAGAAAAACTAAAGGTTTAAAACCTGGCCTTGTACTGTACAGTAATTATAGAACAATTTATGTAAGACCGAGGAGGATTGATGATGTTTAA
- a CDS encoding GGDEF domain-containing protein: MGKISDIIFEASETLKEKALFPLFSISVIDIIGTIEKEEFFYKMARTLFNIIPAVNGVEIFDNKLIASFGTTNGKNKDYKLNNIIFRLYFNKISQFEERLLKYILAIAEIHYRNVIKFEQVKGNSLYDELTGALTRKAGIEILQKKFYEIKRSNKKASIVFIDIDGLKETNDKLGHFAGDKLLREFVLVVKELIRKGDFIIRWGGDEFVLFLNTIDAKSVINRLESLIRTKFSWGVSIIPEGFNDILEAVEYADKLMYKQKFLKKMKNN, translated from the coding sequence ATGGGAAAAATTTCAGATATTATATTTGAAGCAAGTGAAACTTTGAAGGAGAAAGCATTATTTCCATTATTTTCAATTTCTGTCATTGATATAATTGGAACCATAGAAAAAGAAGAATTTTTTTACAAAATGGCTAGAACTTTGTTTAATATTATACCAGCAGTAAATGGTGTAGAGATTTTTGATAATAAGTTAATAGCATCGTTTGGAACAACTAATGGTAAAAATAAAGATTACAAACTTAATAATATAATTTTTAGATTATATTTTAATAAAATTAGTCAGTTTGAAGAAAGACTTTTAAAATATATTTTGGCTATTGCGGAAATTCATTATAGAAATGTAATAAAATTTGAGCAGGTGAAAGGAAATTCATTATATGATGAATTAACAGGTGCTTTAACAAGAAAAGCTGGAATAGAAATTTTACAAAAAAAATTTTACGAGATTAAAAGAAGCAACAAAAAAGCAAGTATCGTGTTTATAGATATTGATGGTTTAAAAGAAACGAATGATAAACTTGGACATTTTGCAGGTGATAAATTGCTAAGAGAGTTTGTTTTAGTTGTTAAAGAGTTAATAAGAAAAGGTGATTTTATAATTAGATGGGGTGGTGACGAGTTTGTATTGTTTTTAAATACTATAGATGCAAAGAGTGTAATTAATAGATTGGAAAGTTTGATCAGAACGAAGTTTTCATGGGGCGTTTCCATAATTCCAGAAGGGTTTAATGACATTTTAGAAGCGGTTGAATATGCAGATAAGCTTATGTATAAACAAAAATTTTTAAAAAAGATGAAAAATAATTAA